Proteins encoded within one genomic window of Gigantopelta aegis isolate Gae_Host chromosome 2, Gae_host_genome, whole genome shotgun sequence:
- the LOC121388698 gene encoding elastin-like — protein sequence MAAFRRTFRLVQNSVGVIPNVGVIPNVGVIPSVGVIPSVGVTPNVGVIPSVSVIPSVGVIPSVSVIPNVGVIPSVGVTPNVGVIPSVGVIPSVSVIPSVGVIPEVGVIPSVGVIPNVSIIPSVGVIPEVGVIPNVGVITNVSVIPNVSGIPNVGVIPNVGVIPNVGVIPNVGVIPSVGVIPNVGVIPNVGVISNVSVISNVGVIPSVGVIPSVGVTPNVGVIPSVGVIPSVGVTPNVGVIPSVSVIPSVGVIPSVSVIPNVGVIPSVGVTPNVGVIPSVGVIPSVSVIPSVGVIPEVGVIPSVGVIPNVSIIPSVGVIPEVGVIPNVGVITNVSVIPNVSGIPNVGVIPNVGVIPNVGVIPNVGVIPSVGVIPNVGVIPNVGVISNVSVISNVGVIPNVGVIPSVGGNTNMSVIPTVGVIPNVGVIPTVGAIPTVGVIPNVGAIPTVGVIPNVGVIPTVGVIPTVGVISNVGAIPNVGVITNVSVIPNVSGIPNVGVIPNVGVIPNVGVIPNVGVIPSVGVIPNVGVIPNVGVIPSVSVISNVSVISNVGVIPNVGVIPSVGGNTNMSVIPTVGVIPNVGVIPTVGAIPTVGVIPNVGAIPTVGVIPNVGVIPTVGVIPTVGVISNVGAIPNVGVITNVGVISNVRVIPNVGVIPTVCVIPNVGIISIVGVISTVGGIPTVGVIPNVGVIPNVSVISNVGGIPNVDVIPNIGVIPNVGVISNVGGIPNVGVIPNIGVIPNVGVIPSVGVIPNVSVIPSMGVIPNVSVISNVSVISNVGVIPNVGVIPSVGVIPNVGVIPSMGVIPNVSVISNVSVISNVGVIPNVSVIPTVGVFPNVCVIHTVGAIPTVCVIPNVGVISIVGVISTVGGIPTVGVIPNVGVTPNVCVISNVGAIPNVGVIPNFGVVPNVGVIFNVGVISNVGVIPNFGVVPNVGVIFNVGVIPSVGVIPSVGVISNVGAIPNFCAIPNVGVISNVGIISNVGVISTVGVIPTVGVIPTVGVIPNVGVIPTVGVIPTVGVIPTVGVIPNVGVIPTVGVIPNVSVIPIVGAIPNVGVIPTVGVIPNVGVIPTVGVIPNVGVIPTVDVIPNKETSLCMNPIVIATDSSSFPVYYLALVFDKQPPNISPRKVPVVRLDILIS from the exons ATGGCGGCGTTTCGCCGGACGTTCCGACTTgtccaaa acAGTGTGGGTGTCATCCCCAATGTGGGTGTCATCCCCAATGTGGGTGTCATCCCCAGTGTGGGTGTCATCCCCAGTGTGGGTGTCACCCCAAATGTGGGTGTCATCCCCAGTGTGAGTGTCATCCCCAGTGTGGGTGTCATCCCCAGTGTGAGTGTCATCCCCAATGTGGGAGTCATCCCCAGTGTGGGTGTCACCCCAAATGTGGGTGTCATCCCCAGTGTGGGTGTCATCCCCAGTGTGAGTGTCATCCCCAGTGTGGGTGTCATCCCCGAGGTTGGTGTCATCCCCAGTGTTGGTGTCATCCCCAATGTGAGTATCATCCCCAGTGTTGGTGTCATCCCCGAGGTTGGTGTCATCCCCAATGTTGGTGTCATCACCAATGTGAGTGTCATCCCCAATGTGAGTGGCATCCCCAATGTGGGTGTCATCCCCAATGTGGGTGTCATCCCCAATGTGGGTGTCATCCCCAATGTTGGTGTCATCCCCAGTGTGGGTGTCATCCCCAATGTTGGTGTCATCCCCAATGTTGGTGTCATCTCCAATGTGAGTGTCATCTCCAATGTTGGTGTCATCCCCAGTGTGGGTGTCATCCCCAGTGTGGGTGTCACCCCAAATGTGGGTGTCATCCCCAGTGTGGGTGTCATCCCCAGTGTGGGTGTCACCCCAAATGTGGGTGTCATCCCCAGTGTGAGTGTCATCCCCAGTGTGGGTGTCATCCCCAGTGTGAGTGTCATCCCCAATGTGGGAGTCATCCCCAGTGTGGGTGTCACCCCAAATGTGGGTGTCATCCCCAGTGTGGGTGTCATCCCCAGTGTGAGTGTCATCCCCAGTGTGGGTGTCATCCCCGAGGTTGGTGTCATCCCCAGTGTTGGTGTCATCCCCAATGTGAGTATCATCCCCAGTGTTGGTGTCATCCCCGAGGTTGGTGTCATCCCCAATGTTGGTGTCATCACCAATGTGAGTGTCATCCCCAATGTGAGTGGCATCCCCAATGTGGGTGTCATCCCCAATGTGGGTGTCATCCCCAATGTGGGTGTCATCCCCAATGTTGGTGTCATCCCCAGTGTGGGTGTCATCCCCAATGTTGGTGTCATCCCCAATGTTGGTGTCATCTCCAATGTGAGTGTCATCTCCAATGTTGGTGTCATCCCCAATGTTGGTGTCATCCCCAGTGTGGGTGGCAACACCAATATGAGTGTAATCCCTACTGTGGGTGTCATCCCCAATGTGGGTGTCATCCCTACTGTGGGTGCCATCCCTACTGTGGGTGTCATCCCCAATGTGGGTGCCATCCCCACTGTGGGTGTCATCCCCAATGTGGGTGTCATCCCCACTGTAGGTGTCATCCCTACTGTAGGTGTCATCTCCAATGTGGGTGCCATCCCCAATGTTGGTGTCATCACCAATGTGAGTGTCATCCCCAATGTGAGTGGCATCCCCAATGTGGGTGTCATCCCCAATGTGGGTGTCATCCCCAATGTGGGTGTCATCCCCAATGTTGGTGTCATCCCCAGTGTGGGTGTCATCCCCAATGTTGGTGTCATCCCCAATGTTGGTGTCATCCCCAGTGTGAGTGTCATCTCCAATGTGAGTGTCATCTCCAATGTTGGTGTCATCCCCAATGTTGGTGTCATCCCCAGTGTGGGTGGCAACACCAATATGAGTGTAATCCCTACTGTGGGTGTCATCCCCAATGTGGGTGTCATCCCTACTGTGGGTGCCATCCCTACTGTGGGTGTCATCCCCAATGTGGGTGCCATCCCCACTGTGGGTGTCATCCCCAATGTGGGTGTCATCCCCACTGTAGGTGTCATCCCTACTGTAGGTGTCATCTCCAATGTGGGTGCCATCCCCAATGTTGGTGTCATCACCAATGTGGGTGTCATCTCCAATGTGAGGGTCATCCCCAATGTGGGTGTCATCCCCACTGTGTGTGTCATCCCCAATGTGGGTATCATCTCCATTGTGGGTGTCATCTCCACTGTAGGTGGCATCCCTACTGTAGGTGTCATCCCCAATGTAGGTGTCATCCCCAATGTGAGTGTCATCTCCAATGTTGGTGGCATCCCCAATGTTGATGTCATCCCCAATATTGGTGTCATCCCCAATGTTGGTGTCATCTCCAATGTTGGTGGCATCCCCAATGTTGGTGTCATCCCCAATATTGGTGTCATCCCCAATGTTGGTGTCATCCCCAGTGTTGGTGTCATCCCCAATGTGAGTGTCATCCCCAGTATGGGTGTCATCCCCAATGTGAGTGTCATCTCCAATGTGAGTGTCATCTCCAATGTTGGTGTCATCCCCAATGTTGGTGTCATCCCCAGTGTGGGTGTCATCCCCAATGTTGGTGTCATCCCCAGTATGGGTGTCATCCCCAATGTGAGTGTCATCTCCAATGTGAGTGTCATCTCCAATGTTGGTGTCATCCCCAATGTGAGTGTCATCCCTACTGTGGGTGTCTTCCCCAATGTGTGTGTCATCCATACTGTGGGTGCCATCCCCACTGTGTGTGTCATCCCCAATGTGGGTGTCATCTCCATTGTGGGTGTCATCTCCACTGTAGGTGGCATCCCTACTGTAGGTGTCATCCCCAATGTAGGTGTCACCCCCAATGTGTGTGTCATCTCCAATGTGGGTGCCATCCCCAATGTTGGTGTCATCCCCAATTTTGGTGTCGTCCCCAATGTGGGTGTGATCTTCAATGTGGGTGTCATCTCCAATGTTGGTGTCATCCCCAATTTTGGTGTCGTCCCCAATGTGGGTGTCATCTTCAATGTGGGTGTCATCCCCAGTGTGGGTGTCATCCCCAGTGTAGGTGTCATCTCCAATGTGGGTGCTATCCCCAATTTTTGTGCCATCCCCAATGTGGGTGTCATCTCTAATGTGGGTATCATCTCCAATGTGGGTGTCATCTCTACTGTGGGTGTCATCCCTACTGTAGGTGTCATCCCTACTGTGGGTGTCATCCCCAATGTGGGTGTCATTCCTACTGTGGGTGTCATCCCTACTGTAGGTGTCATCCCTACTGTGGGTGTCATCCCCAATGTTGGTGTCATCCCTACTGTGGGTGTcatccccaatgttagtgtcATCCCTATTGTGGGTGCCATCCCCAATGTGGGTGTCATCCCTACTGTGGGTGTCATCCCCAATGTGGGCGTCATCCCTACTGTGGGTGTGATCCCCAATGTGGGTGTCATCCCTACTGTGGATGTCATCCCCAAT